A window from Heteronotia binoei isolate CCM8104 ecotype False Entrance Well chromosome 15, APGP_CSIRO_Hbin_v1, whole genome shotgun sequence encodes these proteins:
- the LOC132583565 gene encoding olfactory receptor 10A7-like: MTEFVLLGISNQSELQALFFTVFLLIFLFILLGNMLICVVTGLHHTLQTPMYFFLQNLSFLDICFTSVTIPQMLINLMAEKKTISFVGCAMQMFFYLFLGAAVCYLLAIMSYDRYLAICHPLHYMRLMTRKASLLLVSGCWAIGFIVSLGQTLLIFTLPFCSSEIINHFFCDVLPLLRLHCTSPYIKDIERILTIFLVFVTPFLLILLSYILIIVAFWNVTTMEGRKKALGTCSSHLVSVILFYSTAMFTYLRPSSNYSPNSDKHQSLIYTVFSPMFNPIIYSFRNKEVKGAFMRIWEKKPFE; encoded by the exons ATGACTGAATTTGTGCTCCTTGGGATTTCTAACCAATCTGAACTACAAGCCttgttttttactgttttctTGCTTATCTTCCTCTTCATCCTGCTTGGAAATATGCTCATCTGTGTTGTTACTGGGTTACATCACACTCTGCAAACACCTATGTATTTCTTCCTTCAGAATCTGTCATTCTTAGATATCTGCTTTACATCAGTAACTATCCCCCAAATGCTTATTAACCTTATGGCAGAGAAGAAAACTATTTCCTTTGTTGGCTGTGCTATGCAGATGTTCTTCTACCTTTTCCTGGGAGCAGCTGTATGCTACCTTCTGGCAATTATGTCATATGACCGTTATCTGGCAATCTGTCATCCTTTGCATTATATGAGGCTCATGACCAGGAAGGCCAGTTTATTATTGGTCTCTGGATGTTGGGCTATTGGGTTCATTGTATCTCTTGGGCAGACGCTGCTGATATTTACTCTCCCCTTTTGTAGTTCTGAAATAATCAATCATTTTTTCTGTGATGTCCTCCCACTGTTGAGGCTACACTGTACAAGCCCCTACATAAAAGATATAGAGAGAATTCTAACTATCTTCCTGGTCTTTGTCACTCCTTTCTTACTCATCTTGCTTTCCTACATTCTAATCATTGTTGCTTTCTGGAATGTTACCACAATGGAAGGGAGGAAAAAGGCTCTGGGCACATGTTCCTCTCACCTAGTCTCTGTGATCCTCTTCTATAGTACTGCTATGTTCACATACTTGAGGCCCAGTTCAAATTACTCACCTA ATTCTGACAAGCATCAATCTCTCATCTACACAGTTTTTAGCCCCATGTTCAACCCTATTATATATAGCTTTCGGAATAAAGAAGTTAAAGGTGCCTTTATGAGAATATGGGAGAAAAAACCTTTTGAGTGA
- the LOC132584411 gene encoding olfactory receptor 10A7-like → MLIKKERIPQNRTILTEFILLGLSDEPNLQSTLFSTFLLIYIITLAGNLAIILLTLVDPVLHTPMYFFLRNLSFLEICYTSVNVPKMLENLLSGNKSISFLGCAVQTYFTFFLGGSECFLLATMAYDRYVAICKPLHYPVLMNRKVCMSLAVASWLSGFLMSFGHTSMVFTMPFCDSNEINHFFCDIPPLLKLACEDTSRTEIAVFVVAMIFVTFPFILILLSYAGIIVTILGISSAEGRKKTFSTCSSHLIVVTLFFGSACIMYLKPNSTYTPNSDKYLSLFYTVVSPILNPIIYSFRNKEVKSALKRIWERKLFG, encoded by the coding sequence ATGTTGATAAAGAAAGAACGGATACCACAGAACAGAACAATACTGACTGAATTCATCCTCCTGGGTCTTTCAGATGAACCCAACTTACAAAGTACATTATTTTCTACATTTCTGCTTATCTATATCATTACACTGGCAGGAAATCTTGCCATAATTCTCCTCACACTGGTTGACCCTGTCCTTCACACACCCATGTATTTCTTCCTGAGAAATCTATCCTTCTTGGAGATTTGTTACACTTCAGTCAATGTCCCCAAGATGCTTGAGAATCTTCTATCTGGGAACAAGTCCATCTCCTTCCTAGGATGTGCTGTACAGACCTATTTTACATTCTTTCTTGGTGGTTCTGAGTGTTTCCTCCTGGCTACAATGGCCTATGATCGCTATGTTGCCATTTGTAAGCCTCTCCACTACCCTGTCCTCATGAACAGGAAAGTGTGCATGAGTCTAGCTGTAGCATCTTGGTTAAGTGGCTTTTTGATGTCTTTTGGTCACACCAGTATGGTTTTTACTATGCCTTTTTGTGACTCCAATGAGATAAACCATTTCTTTTGTGATATCCCCCCATTGTTAAAATTGGCTTGTGAGGACACTTCGAGGACTGAAATTGCTGTTTTTGTAGTGGCTATGATTTTTGTGACTTTTCCTTTCATTCTAATCTTGCTGTCTTATGCTGGTATTATTGTCACAATTTTGGGAATTTCTTCTGCTGAAGGTCGGAAAAAGACCTTCTCCACTTGCTCATCACACCTCATAGTGGTGACTTTATTCTTTGGTTCAGCTTGCATTATGTATTTGAAACCCAATTCCACTTACACGCCCAACAGTGACAAATatctgtctcttttctatacAGTTGTTAGCCCCATATTGAATCCTATCATATATAGCTTTCGTAATAAAGAAGTCAAAAGTGCCCTTAAGagaatttgggagagaaaactttTTGGATGA